One stretch of Lagenorhynchus albirostris chromosome 13, mLagAlb1.1, whole genome shotgun sequence DNA includes these proteins:
- the SEMA4F gene encoding semaphorin-4F isoform X3 — MPASVARPRSRPGPSPASPLPLLLLLLLEVLSGPVCGRVPPSVPRISLPISEADSYLTRFTIPQTYNYSVLLVDPASHMLYVGARDTIFALSLPFSGERPRRIDWMVPEAHRQNCRKKGKKEGDLGGRKTLQQRWTTFLKADLLCPGPEHGRASSVLQDMVILRPEHGAGTPIFYGIFSSQWEGAAISAVCSFRPQDIRTVLNGPFRELKHDCNRGLPVMDNDVPQPRPGECITNNMKLQQFGSSLFLPDRVLTFIRDHPLMDKPVFPADGHPLLVTTDTTYLRVVAHRVPSLSGKEYDVLYLGTEDGHLHRAVQIGGQLSVLEDLALFPEPQPVENMKLYQSWLLVGSRTEVTQVNTANCGRLQSCSECILARDPVCAWSVRLAACVAHTGEHEGLVQDIESADVSSLCPKEPGEHPVVFEVPVATAAHVVLPCSPSSAWASCVWHQPSGVTALTPRRDGLEVVISPGAMGAYACECQEGGAARVVAAYSLVWGSQRGAPSRAHIVGAGLAGFFLGVFAASLALLLIGRRQQRQRQRELLARDKVGLDLGVLPSGTTSYSQDPPSPSPEDERLPLALAKRGSGFGGFPPPFLLDPCPSPPHIRLTGAPLATCDETSI; from the exons AGGCTGACTCCTATCTCACCCGGTTCACCATCCCTCAGACATACAATTACTCCGTTCTCCTTGTGGATCCTGCTTCCCATATGCTTTATGTCGGCGCCCGGGACACCATCTTCGCTTTATCCCTGCCCTTTTCAGGGGAGAGACCTCGCAGG attgactggaTGGTGCCTGAGGCCCACAGACAGAACTGTAGGAAGAAAGGCAAGAAGGAG GGGGACCTTGGGGGCCGGAAGACCCTCCAGCAGAGGTGGACGACCTTTCTGAAGGCTGACCTTCTGTGTCCAGGGCCTGAGCATGGCCGGGCCTCCAGTGTCCTGCAGGACATGGTCATTCTTCGACCTGAGCATGGAGCGGGGACGCCCATCTTTTATGGCATCTTTTCCTCCCAGTG GGAAGGGGCTGCCATCTCTGCTGTCTGTTCCTTCCGACCACAAGACATTCGGACAGTGCTGAATGGTCCCTTCAGAGAGCTTAAACATGACTGCAACAGGGGACTGCCTGTCATGGACAATGATGTACCCCAGCCCAGACCTGGAGAG TGCATCACCAACAACATGAAGCTCCAACAGTTTGGCTCGTCACTCTTCCTTCCTGACCGTGTGCTCACCTTCATCCGGGACCACCCACTCATGGACAAGCCAGTGTTTCCAGCTGATGGCCACCCCCTGCTGGTCACTACAGATACAACCTACCTCAGAGTTGTGGCCCACAGGGTGCCCAGCCTCTCAGGGAAAGAGTATGATGTGCTCTATCTGGGGACAG AGGATGGACACCTCCACCGAGCAGTGCAAATTGGAGGCCAGCTCAGTGTTCTTGAGGATCTGGCCTTATTCCCAGAGCCACAGCCAGTTGAGAAtatgaaattgtatcaa AGCTGGCTCCTGGTTGGCTCCCGTACTGAGGTGACACAAGTGAACACAGCCAACTGTGGCCGTCTACAGAGCTGCTCAGAGTGCATTCTGGCCCGAGACCCTGTCTGTGCCTGGAGCGTTCGGCTAGCTGCGTGTGTGGCCCACACTGGAGAGCATGAAGG GCTGGTTCAAGACATAGAGTCAGCGGATGTCTCTTCTTTGTGTCCTAAGGAGCCTGGAG AACACCCAGTGGTGTTTGAAGTTCCTGTGGCTACAGCTGCACATGTGGTCTTACCATGTTCCCCGAGCTCAGCCTGGGCATCCTGTGTGTGGCACCAGCCCAGCGGAGTGACTGCACTCACCCCCCGGCGGGATGGGCTAGAAGTGGTGATATCCCCAGGGGCCATGGGTGCTTATGCCTGTGAATGTCAGGAAGGCGGGGCAGCTCGTGTGGTAGCTGCTTACAGCTTGGTCTGGGGCAGCCAGCGGGGCGCTCCAAGCCGGGCTCACATAGTGGGGGCTGGACTGGCAGGCTTCTTCCTGGGAGTttttgcagcatccctggctcTCCTTCTGATTGGTCGGCGTCAGCAGCGACAACGACAGCGGGAACTTCTGGCTAGAGACAAGGTGGGCTTGGACCTGGGAGTCCTGCCATCTGGGACCACAAGCTACAGCCAggaccctccctctccctctcctgaaGATGAGCGGCTGCCCCTGGCCCTGGCCAAGAGGGGCAGTGGCTTTGGTGGCTTCCCTCCACCCTTTCTGCTTGATCCCTGCCCGAGCCCACCCCACATTCGGTTAACTGGGGCTCCTCTAGCCACGTGTGATGAAACCTCCATCTAG
- the SEMA4F gene encoding semaphorin-4F isoform X2: MPASVARPRSRPGPSPASPLPLLLLLLLEVLSGPVCGRVPPSVPRISLPISEADSYLTRFTIPQTYNYSVLLVDPASHMLYVGARDTIFALSLPFSGERPRRIDWMVPEAHRQNCRKKGKKEDVSSFQQVERPESGRGKCPFEPAQRSAAVMAGGILYAATVKNYLGTEPIISRAVGRAEDWIRTEILPSWLNAPAFVAAVALSPAEWGDEAGDDEIYFFFTEISRAFDSYEHVKVPRVARVCAGDLGGRKTLQQRWTTFLKADLLCPGPEHGRASSVLQDMVILRPEHGAGTPIFYGIFSSQWEGAAISAVCSFRPQDIRTVLNGPFRELKHDCNRGLPVMDNDVPQPRPGECITNNMKLQQFGSSLFLPDRVLTFIRDHPLMDKPVFPADGHPLLVTTDTTYLRVVAHRVPSLSGKEYDVLYLGTEDGHLHRAVQIGGQLSVLEDLALFPEPQPVENMKLYQSWLLVGSRTEVTQVNTANCGRLQSCSECILARDPVCAWSVRLAACVAHTGEHEGLVQDIESADVSSLCPKEPGEHPVVFEVPVATAAHVVLPCSPSSAWASCVWHQPSGVTALTPRRDGLEVVISPGAMGAYACECQEGGAARVVAAYSLVWGSQRGAPSRAHIVGAGLAGFFLGVFAASLALLLIGRRQQRQRQRELLARDKVGLDLGVLPSGTTSYSQDPPSPSPEDERLPLALAKRGSGFGGFPPPFLLDPCPSPPHIRLTGAPLATCDETSI, from the exons AGGCTGACTCCTATCTCACCCGGTTCACCATCCCTCAGACATACAATTACTCCGTTCTCCTTGTGGATCCTGCTTCCCATATGCTTTATGTCGGCGCCCGGGACACCATCTTCGCTTTATCCCTGCCCTTTTCAGGGGAGAGACCTCGCAGG attgactggaTGGTGCCTGAGGCCCACAGACAGAACTGTAGGAAGAAAGGCAAGAAGGAG GATGTGTCCAGTTTCCAGCAGGTTGAAAGACCTGAGAGTGGCCGGGGGAAATGTCCTTTTGAGCCAGCTCAGCGGTCAGCAGCTGTAATGGCTG GGGGCATCCTCTACGCTGCCACTGTGAAAAACTACCTGGGGACGGAGCCGATTATCTCCAGGGCTGTGGGTCGTGCTGAGGACTGGATTCGGACAGAGATCTTGCCATCCTGGCTTAAcg ccccagcctttgTTGCAGCAGTGGCCTTGAGCCCAGCCGAGTGGGGGGATGAAGCCGGAGACGATGAAATCTACTTCTTCTTTACGGAGATTTCCCGAGCTTTTGATTCATACGAACACGTTAAGGTCCCCAGGGTGGCCCGTGTGTGTGCG GGGGACCTTGGGGGCCGGAAGACCCTCCAGCAGAGGTGGACGACCTTTCTGAAGGCTGACCTTCTGTGTCCAGGGCCTGAGCATGGCCGGGCCTCCAGTGTCCTGCAGGACATGGTCATTCTTCGACCTGAGCATGGAGCGGGGACGCCCATCTTTTATGGCATCTTTTCCTCCCAGTG GGAAGGGGCTGCCATCTCTGCTGTCTGTTCCTTCCGACCACAAGACATTCGGACAGTGCTGAATGGTCCCTTCAGAGAGCTTAAACATGACTGCAACAGGGGACTGCCTGTCATGGACAATGATGTACCCCAGCCCAGACCTGGAGAG TGCATCACCAACAACATGAAGCTCCAACAGTTTGGCTCGTCACTCTTCCTTCCTGACCGTGTGCTCACCTTCATCCGGGACCACCCACTCATGGACAAGCCAGTGTTTCCAGCTGATGGCCACCCCCTGCTGGTCACTACAGATACAACCTACCTCAGAGTTGTGGCCCACAGGGTGCCCAGCCTCTCAGGGAAAGAGTATGATGTGCTCTATCTGGGGACAG AGGATGGACACCTCCACCGAGCAGTGCAAATTGGAGGCCAGCTCAGTGTTCTTGAGGATCTGGCCTTATTCCCAGAGCCACAGCCAGTTGAGAAtatgaaattgtatcaa AGCTGGCTCCTGGTTGGCTCCCGTACTGAGGTGACACAAGTGAACACAGCCAACTGTGGCCGTCTACAGAGCTGCTCAGAGTGCATTCTGGCCCGAGACCCTGTCTGTGCCTGGAGCGTTCGGCTAGCTGCGTGTGTGGCCCACACTGGAGAGCATGAAGG GCTGGTTCAAGACATAGAGTCAGCGGATGTCTCTTCTTTGTGTCCTAAGGAGCCTGGAG AACACCCAGTGGTGTTTGAAGTTCCTGTGGCTACAGCTGCACATGTGGTCTTACCATGTTCCCCGAGCTCAGCCTGGGCATCCTGTGTGTGGCACCAGCCCAGCGGAGTGACTGCACTCACCCCCCGGCGGGATGGGCTAGAAGTGGTGATATCCCCAGGGGCCATGGGTGCTTATGCCTGTGAATGTCAGGAAGGCGGGGCAGCTCGTGTGGTAGCTGCTTACAGCTTGGTCTGGGGCAGCCAGCGGGGCGCTCCAAGCCGGGCTCACATAGTGGGGGCTGGACTGGCAGGCTTCTTCCTGGGAGTttttgcagcatccctggctcTCCTTCTGATTGGTCGGCGTCAGCAGCGACAACGACAGCGGGAACTTCTGGCTAGAGACAAGGTGGGCTTGGACCTGGGAGTCCTGCCATCTGGGACCACAAGCTACAGCCAggaccctccctctccctctcctgaaGATGAGCGGCTGCCCCTGGCCCTGGCCAAGAGGGGCAGTGGCTTTGGTGGCTTCCCTCCACCCTTTCTGCTTGATCCCTGCCCGAGCCCACCCCACATTCGGTTAACTGGGGCTCCTCTAGCCACGTGTGATGAAACCTCCATCTAG
- the SEMA4F gene encoding semaphorin-4F isoform X1 codes for MPASVARPRSRPGPSPASPLPLLLLLLLEVLSGPVCGRVPPSVPRISLPISEADSYLTRFTIPQTYNYSVLLVDPASHMLYVGARDTIFALSLPFSGERPRRIDWMVPEAHRQNCRKKGKKEEECHNFVQILAIANASHLLICGTFAFDPKCGVIDVSSFQQVERPESGRGKCPFEPAQRSAAVMAGGILYAATVKNYLGTEPIISRAVGRAEDWIRTEILPSWLNAPAFVAAVALSPAEWGDEAGDDEIYFFFTEISRAFDSYEHVKVPRVARVCAGDLGGRKTLQQRWTTFLKADLLCPGPEHGRASSVLQDMVILRPEHGAGTPIFYGIFSSQWEGAAISAVCSFRPQDIRTVLNGPFRELKHDCNRGLPVMDNDVPQPRPGECITNNMKLQQFGSSLFLPDRVLTFIRDHPLMDKPVFPADGHPLLVTTDTTYLRVVAHRVPSLSGKEYDVLYLGTEDGHLHRAVQIGGQLSVLEDLALFPEPQPVENMKLYQSWLLVGSRTEVTQVNTANCGRLQSCSECILARDPVCAWSVRLAACVAHTGEHEGLVQDIESADVSSLCPKEPGEHPVVFEVPVATAAHVVLPCSPSSAWASCVWHQPSGVTALTPRRDGLEVVISPGAMGAYACECQEGGAARVVAAYSLVWGSQRGAPSRAHIVGAGLAGFFLGVFAASLALLLIGRRQQRQRQRELLARDKVGLDLGVLPSGTTSYSQDPPSPSPEDERLPLALAKRGSGFGGFPPPFLLDPCPSPPHIRLTGAPLATCDETSI; via the exons AGGCTGACTCCTATCTCACCCGGTTCACCATCCCTCAGACATACAATTACTCCGTTCTCCTTGTGGATCCTGCTTCCCATATGCTTTATGTCGGCGCCCGGGACACCATCTTCGCTTTATCCCTGCCCTTTTCAGGGGAGAGACCTCGCAGG attgactggaTGGTGCCTGAGGCCCACAGACAGAACTGTAGGAAGAAAGGCAAGAAGGAG GAAGAATGTCACAATTTTGTCCAGATTCTCGCCATTGCCAATGCCTCTCACCTCCTCATTTGTGGCACCTTCGCTTTTGATCCGAAGTGCGGGGTTATT GATGTGTCCAGTTTCCAGCAGGTTGAAAGACCTGAGAGTGGCCGGGGGAAATGTCCTTTTGAGCCAGCTCAGCGGTCAGCAGCTGTAATGGCTG GGGGCATCCTCTACGCTGCCACTGTGAAAAACTACCTGGGGACGGAGCCGATTATCTCCAGGGCTGTGGGTCGTGCTGAGGACTGGATTCGGACAGAGATCTTGCCATCCTGGCTTAAcg ccccagcctttgTTGCAGCAGTGGCCTTGAGCCCAGCCGAGTGGGGGGATGAAGCCGGAGACGATGAAATCTACTTCTTCTTTACGGAGATTTCCCGAGCTTTTGATTCATACGAACACGTTAAGGTCCCCAGGGTGGCCCGTGTGTGTGCG GGGGACCTTGGGGGCCGGAAGACCCTCCAGCAGAGGTGGACGACCTTTCTGAAGGCTGACCTTCTGTGTCCAGGGCCTGAGCATGGCCGGGCCTCCAGTGTCCTGCAGGACATGGTCATTCTTCGACCTGAGCATGGAGCGGGGACGCCCATCTTTTATGGCATCTTTTCCTCCCAGTG GGAAGGGGCTGCCATCTCTGCTGTCTGTTCCTTCCGACCACAAGACATTCGGACAGTGCTGAATGGTCCCTTCAGAGAGCTTAAACATGACTGCAACAGGGGACTGCCTGTCATGGACAATGATGTACCCCAGCCCAGACCTGGAGAG TGCATCACCAACAACATGAAGCTCCAACAGTTTGGCTCGTCACTCTTCCTTCCTGACCGTGTGCTCACCTTCATCCGGGACCACCCACTCATGGACAAGCCAGTGTTTCCAGCTGATGGCCACCCCCTGCTGGTCACTACAGATACAACCTACCTCAGAGTTGTGGCCCACAGGGTGCCCAGCCTCTCAGGGAAAGAGTATGATGTGCTCTATCTGGGGACAG AGGATGGACACCTCCACCGAGCAGTGCAAATTGGAGGCCAGCTCAGTGTTCTTGAGGATCTGGCCTTATTCCCAGAGCCACAGCCAGTTGAGAAtatgaaattgtatcaa AGCTGGCTCCTGGTTGGCTCCCGTACTGAGGTGACACAAGTGAACACAGCCAACTGTGGCCGTCTACAGAGCTGCTCAGAGTGCATTCTGGCCCGAGACCCTGTCTGTGCCTGGAGCGTTCGGCTAGCTGCGTGTGTGGCCCACACTGGAGAGCATGAAGG GCTGGTTCAAGACATAGAGTCAGCGGATGTCTCTTCTTTGTGTCCTAAGGAGCCTGGAG AACACCCAGTGGTGTTTGAAGTTCCTGTGGCTACAGCTGCACATGTGGTCTTACCATGTTCCCCGAGCTCAGCCTGGGCATCCTGTGTGTGGCACCAGCCCAGCGGAGTGACTGCACTCACCCCCCGGCGGGATGGGCTAGAAGTGGTGATATCCCCAGGGGCCATGGGTGCTTATGCCTGTGAATGTCAGGAAGGCGGGGCAGCTCGTGTGGTAGCTGCTTACAGCTTGGTCTGGGGCAGCCAGCGGGGCGCTCCAAGCCGGGCTCACATAGTGGGGGCTGGACTGGCAGGCTTCTTCCTGGGAGTttttgcagcatccctggctcTCCTTCTGATTGGTCGGCGTCAGCAGCGACAACGACAGCGGGAACTTCTGGCTAGAGACAAGGTGGGCTTGGACCTGGGAGTCCTGCCATCTGGGACCACAAGCTACAGCCAggaccctccctctccctctcctgaaGATGAGCGGCTGCCCCTGGCCCTGGCCAAGAGGGGCAGTGGCTTTGGTGGCTTCCCTCCACCCTTTCTGCTTGATCCCTGCCCGAGCCCACCCCACATTCGGTTAACTGGGGCTCCTCTAGCCACGTGTGATGAAACCTCCATCTAG